A section of the Rhodothermus profundi genome encodes:
- a CDS encoding sugar transferase gives MSRRVELIALLVIDALMFSLAYALLYLARFKWQWFGQPKLYPMVFWLPMLLMTAYWVLLFAFSGMYRERYAASRFDELVSLFKVVTVGVLILVFAIFIDTLEPSTSREAIFFYWASVYGLVSAGRLGVRTVQKALLLRGYGVHKALVVGWSDKVAQLYEEVRRYPEAGLKIVGAIRLARPGEPAESQETTGDGAAVAAVQVGTSACTIEALPRLIDELGVQDVLIALDGRDHDALLEVLRLCDGKPVKLKLVPDFYTLIGGMARTEHMYGLPLIEVLPEPMPAWEQSMKRVMDVTVSLAVLGLGLPLWIVIGLLIRLTSPGPAIYRQQRVGQHGRIFTLYKFRTMYVDAEARTGPVWAAKDDPRVTPIGRWLRRWRLDEVPQFWNVLKGEMSLVGPRPERPYFVEKLSQEIPLYNRRHRVKPGITGWAQVRWKYDNSLDDVRQKVKFDLFYIENMSLRMDLKILFRTIYTMLAGKGQ, from the coding sequence GTGTCGCGCCGCGTGGAGCTGATCGCCTTACTGGTGATTGATGCCTTGATGTTTAGCCTGGCGTATGCCCTGCTGTATCTGGCCCGGTTCAAGTGGCAGTGGTTTGGGCAGCCCAAGCTGTATCCGATGGTATTCTGGCTGCCGATGCTGCTGATGACCGCCTACTGGGTGCTGCTGTTTGCTTTTTCAGGTATGTATCGGGAGCGGTACGCAGCGAGTCGTTTTGACGAGCTGGTTTCGCTGTTCAAGGTGGTCACGGTAGGTGTTTTAATCCTGGTTTTTGCCATCTTTATCGATACCCTGGAGCCCAGCACGAGCCGAGAAGCCATCTTCTTCTACTGGGCCTCGGTCTATGGACTGGTGTCGGCAGGGCGTCTGGGCGTGCGCACCGTGCAGAAAGCCCTGTTGCTGCGCGGCTACGGCGTGCATAAGGCGCTGGTGGTAGGCTGGAGCGACAAGGTAGCGCAGCTTTATGAGGAGGTCAGGCGCTATCCCGAAGCCGGTTTGAAAATTGTAGGAGCGATTCGGCTGGCGCGGCCGGGAGAACCGGCCGAAAGCCAGGAGACCACGGGCGATGGAGCAGCGGTTGCGGCCGTCCAGGTCGGCACGTCAGCGTGCACCATCGAGGCATTACCGCGGCTGATCGACGAGCTCGGCGTGCAGGACGTGCTGATTGCTCTGGACGGGCGAGACCATGACGCGCTGCTCGAAGTGCTTCGGCTGTGTGATGGCAAGCCGGTCAAACTCAAGCTGGTACCCGACTTCTATACCCTCATTGGCGGCATGGCCCGCACCGAGCACATGTACGGTCTGCCGCTTATTGAGGTGCTTCCTGAGCCCATGCCGGCCTGGGAGCAGAGCATGAAGCGGGTAATGGATGTGACTGTTTCACTGGCAGTGCTGGGACTGGGACTCCCGCTCTGGATTGTAATCGGTTTGCTGATCCGGCTGACGTCACCTGGTCCGGCCATTTACCGGCAGCAGCGCGTAGGGCAGCATGGACGCATCTTTACGCTATATAAGTTTCGCACGATGTATGTGGATGCCGAGGCGCGCACTGGCCCGGTCTGGGCCGCTAAAGATGATCCGCGCGTAACGCCCATTGGACGCTGGCTGCGTCGCTGGCGGTTGGACGAAGTGCCTCAGTTCTGGAACGTACTCAAAGGCGAGATGAGTCTGGTGGGGCCGCGGCCCGAGCGTCCCTACTTTGTCGAAAAGCTGTCGCAGGAAATTCCCCTTTACAATCGCCGCCATCGCGTAAAGCCAGGCATTACCGGTTGGGCGCAGGTCCGCTGGAAGTATGATAATAGTCTGGACGACGTGCGGCAGAAAGTCAAATTTGACCTGTTCTATATCGAAAATATGAGCCTTCGCATGGATCTGAAAATTCTCTTTCGAACCATCTACACTATGCTGGCCGGTAAGGGGCAGTAG
- the cheB gene encoding chemotaxis-specific protein-glutamate methyltransferase CheB yields the protein MIRLLIVDDSALMRRQLTRLFEEAGGFEIRTARDGTEAIELNRSFEPDVITLDIHMPRMDGLTALAHIMAERPVPVVMFSSLTQEGALATFEALNLGAVDYVAKPGGTITLSLEAVREELIAKVRAAATARLRRRKPQATVGTGVQKASPSVTTPVRPARTRTRPAKEQGVVLIGVSTGGPATLEEILPKLPADFPWPVLVAQHMPAAFTGPFAQRLDRLCAVHVVEVARPMPLEAGTVYIGKGEADLVISRRGTQLIALARPAHPDYLWHPSVELLGRSALRYVEPRQIVAVMLTGMGYDGADAFTEIRRQGGRVIAESERSAVVFGMPAEVIKRGGATKILPAEKIADQLIRWIQPAGRHGVEEVQPDVVLSSRNR from the coding sequence ATGATTCGATTGTTGATCGTTGATGATTCCGCCCTGATGCGGCGGCAGTTGACGCGTCTGTTCGAAGAAGCCGGCGGATTTGAGATTCGAACAGCGCGTGATGGAACCGAAGCGATTGAACTCAATCGGTCTTTCGAGCCCGACGTCATTACGCTTGATATTCATATGCCGCGTATGGACGGGCTGACCGCCCTGGCGCATATCATGGCGGAGCGGCCCGTGCCCGTGGTCATGTTTTCGTCGCTGACCCAGGAGGGGGCTCTGGCTACCTTCGAGGCGCTGAACCTGGGGGCCGTCGACTATGTAGCCAAACCAGGCGGTACGATTACGCTGTCGCTGGAGGCCGTGCGTGAAGAATTGATTGCTAAAGTGCGGGCGGCAGCGACAGCGCGTTTGCGCCGGCGAAAGCCTCAAGCTACGGTCGGAACGGGCGTGCAGAAGGCGAGCCCCTCCGTTACCACTCCGGTTCGACCTGCTCGCACGCGCACGCGGCCGGCAAAAGAGCAAGGCGTGGTCCTCATTGGCGTCTCAACCGGAGGTCCGGCAACACTGGAGGAGATTCTGCCCAAGTTGCCCGCCGATTTTCCCTGGCCGGTGCTGGTAGCGCAGCATATGCCGGCCGCTTTTACCGGGCCATTTGCCCAGCGGCTGGATCGGCTTTGCGCGGTGCACGTGGTAGAAGTGGCGCGGCCTATGCCGTTGGAAGCCGGAACCGTTTACATCGGCAAGGGGGAAGCGGATCTGGTGATCAGCCGCCGCGGCACGCAGTTGATTGCGCTGGCCCGCCCGGCGCATCCTGATTATCTGTGGCATCCCTCGGTTGAGCTGCTGGGACGTTCGGCGTTGCGCTACGTTGAGCCTCGCCAGATCGTTGCCGTCATGCTGACCGGTATGGGCTACGATGGCGCAGACGCCTTCACCGAGATTCGCCGGCAGGGCGGGCGGGTCATTGCCGAATCCGAACGGTCGGCAGTGGTTTTTGGCATGCCGGCCGAGGTGATCAAGCGCGGAGGTGCAACCAAGATCCTACCGGCCGAAAAGATTGCCGATCAACTCATCCGGTGGATTCAACCAGCCGGACGCCATGGGGTTGAAGAAGTTCAGCCAGACGTCGTCCTTTCCTCCAGAAACCGTTGA
- a CDS encoding acetamidase/formamidase family protein, with the protein MQVTETPKAAVTEARRTVVVNEFTDGILDPEAPMLGPVVNGGTIIANTAPGCWGPMITPRLRGAHEVTRPVYVEGAEPGDALVIRIRDITVTSMATASGHDRWVEGHYLGDPYVAARCPQCGELYPETVVEGIGPEAVRCARCGTPVTPFQFVHGYTVVFDETRQVGVTVAQETAEQLARQAAQVMALPDRSVQHPIVLYAPHDLVGVAVRLRPFLGQLGTTPAVRMPDSHNAGDFGAALIGAPHEYALTAEELEKRTDGHMDIDAVRAGAILLAPVKVPGAGVYLGDMHALQGDGEIAGHTMDVSGTVTLQVEVLKGRTLEGPVLFPLPEDLPPLARPLTEEEKARARALARRWGLSDLEESAPISVIGTGPDLNTATEVGLQRAARLLDMSVAEVRNRATITGAIEIGRHPGVIQVTFLAPLSKLEAAGLLPFVREQYGIG; encoded by the coding sequence ATGCAGGTTACAGAAACGCCAAAAGCGGCAGTTACGGAAGCGCGCCGCACGGTGGTTGTCAACGAGTTTACCGACGGGATCCTGGATCCGGAAGCCCCGATGCTGGGGCCGGTCGTCAACGGGGGGACTATTATCGCCAACACAGCGCCGGGCTGCTGGGGCCCTATGATCACGCCACGCCTGCGGGGGGCCCACGAGGTAACGCGTCCGGTTTACGTCGAGGGTGCGGAGCCGGGCGATGCGCTGGTCATTCGCATTCGGGACATTACGGTTACCTCTATGGCCACTGCCTCCGGGCATGATCGATGGGTAGAAGGGCACTACCTGGGGGATCCCTATGTGGCGGCGCGGTGCCCGCAGTGCGGAGAGCTGTATCCGGAAACGGTCGTCGAGGGGATTGGGCCCGAGGCGGTGCGGTGTGCTCGCTGCGGCACACCGGTTACACCGTTTCAGTTCGTGCACGGCTATACCGTGGTGTTTGATGAGACGCGTCAGGTGGGGGTAACCGTTGCGCAGGAAACAGCCGAGCAATTGGCCCGGCAGGCTGCGCAGGTCATGGCGTTGCCGGATCGGTCGGTGCAGCATCCCATCGTGCTGTACGCCCCCCATGATCTGGTGGGCGTGGCTGTGCGCCTGCGGCCTTTCCTGGGGCAGTTAGGTACCACGCCGGCCGTACGCATGCCCGACTCGCATAACGCGGGAGATTTCGGGGCCGCTCTGATCGGCGCTCCCCATGAGTATGCCCTGACGGCTGAGGAGCTGGAAAAGCGGACCGACGGGCACATGGACATCGACGCCGTGCGCGCCGGAGCCATTCTGCTGGCGCCGGTCAAGGTGCCGGGAGCGGGCGTTTATCTGGGCGATATGCACGCGTTGCAGGGAGATGGAGAGATTGCGGGGCATACCATGGACGTGTCAGGTACGGTCACGTTGCAGGTTGAGGTGCTGAAAGGCCGCACGCTAGAAGGTCCGGTGCTCTTCCCGCTGCCAGAGGACCTGCCACCGCTGGCGCGGCCGCTCACCGAGGAGGAGAAAGCGCGCGCGCGTGCACTGGCGCGCCGGTGGGGACTGTCGGACCTGGAAGAGAGCGCGCCCATTTCGGTAATCGGTACCGGTCCGGATCTGAACACGGCCACTGAAGTCGGGTTGCAGCGAGCGGCGCGCTTGCTGGACATGAGCGTGGCCGAAGTGCGCAATCGCGCGACCATTACCGGGGCTATTGAGATTGGACGGCATCCCGGGGTGATCCAGGTAACGTTCCTGGCGCCCCTGTCGAAGCTAGAGGCCGCCGGATTGCTTCCCTTTGTGCGGGAGCAGTACGGAATCGGCTGA
- a CDS encoding MoaD/ThiS family protein, producing the protein MAMGAASGLSIRLGRLLAEQVGQPFIVVALPEQTVTVAQLRRLVAEQYPRLQSWMEHVLVVAEGRILDSSEAVPVGRSVALLPPQAGG; encoded by the coding sequence ATGGCGATGGGGGCTGCATCGGGCCTGTCTATTCGTCTGGGGCGGCTGCTGGCCGAGCAGGTGGGGCAGCCGTTTATTGTTGTAGCCCTTCCAGAGCAAACCGTTACGGTGGCGCAGTTGCGGCGGTTGGTAGCTGAGCAGTATCCCCGGTTGCAGTCCTGGATGGAGCATGTGCTGGTCGTCGCCGAAGGGCGCATCCTGGATAGTTCGGAAGCGGTTCCGGTCGGGCGGTCGGTAGCTTTGTTGCCGCCGCAGGCCGGTGGTTGA
- a CDS encoding radical SAM protein — protein sequence MPRPWPAYRSLSRAEWQRRVEQARAMLADCRACPRDCGVNRLEDRYAACKTGRYALVSSYFPHFGEEDCLRGWNGSGTIFFAHCNLRCQFCQNYDISQAIKPHKAPPGHPPEAIAAMMLELQELGCHNINLVTPEHVVPQIIEALAIAVEHGLRLPIVYNTSAYDSLESLRLLDGIVDIYMPDFKFWSTERSRRYMKAADYPEHARAAIKEMHRQVGDLELDDEGLARRGLLIRHLVMPGCLDETRAILEWIARELGPHTYVNLMDQYYPAGRVNETTFPELNRRLSAEEFAEALQIAAELGLHRLDRRRPHPRLLMKGPWFY from the coding sequence ATGCCGCGTCCCTGGCCTGCCTACCGGTCTCTAAGCCGCGCTGAATGGCAGCGCCGCGTCGAACAGGCACGAGCAATGTTGGCCGACTGCCGGGCCTGCCCTCGCGACTGTGGCGTCAACCGGCTGGAAGACCGGTACGCGGCCTGTAAAACGGGTCGCTATGCGCTTGTGAGCAGCTACTTCCCGCATTTCGGGGAAGAAGACTGCCTGCGTGGCTGGAACGGCTCGGGCACCATCTTTTTCGCCCATTGCAACCTGCGCTGCCAGTTCTGCCAGAACTACGACATCAGCCAGGCCATCAAACCGCACAAGGCGCCTCCGGGACATCCGCCCGAAGCCATCGCCGCCATGATGCTGGAGCTGCAGGAGTTGGGTTGTCACAACATCAACCTCGTAACGCCCGAGCACGTCGTTCCGCAGATCATTGAAGCCCTGGCCATTGCCGTCGAACACGGCCTGCGTCTCCCCATCGTTTACAACACCAGCGCCTACGACAGTCTCGAAAGCCTGCGCCTGCTCGACGGCATTGTGGACATTTACATGCCGGACTTCAAATTCTGGAGCACTGAACGCAGCCGGCGCTACATGAAGGCTGCCGACTATCCCGAACACGCGCGAGCAGCCATCAAGGAAATGCACCGGCAGGTAGGAGACCTGGAGCTGGACGACGAAGGACTGGCCCGACGCGGTCTGCTGATTCGCCATCTGGTCATGCCTGGCTGTCTGGACGAAACGCGGGCTATTCTGGAATGGATTGCGCGCGAACTGGGCCCTCACACGTACGTCAACCTCATGGATCAGTACTATCCAGCCGGCCGTGTTAACGAGACTACCTTTCCAGAACTGAACCGACGCCTAAGCGCCGAAGAATTTGCCGAAGCGCTGCAAATCGCCGCTGAACTGGGCCTGCACCGGCTGGATCGCCGCCGCCCCCATCCCCGCCTGCTGATGAAGGGTCCCTGGTTTTATTGA
- a CDS encoding methyl-accepting chemotaxis protein, with protein MPFVRKTHSESDGTEVAPRATAREAAQQRRRARTMARRQQLAERIAAAAVQLASGISEAASAAQELKSAADQIAAGATEASGATQESLAAFREVGKAVERQRMAAQQAQEKSEALQALAEQVREQVEHLIQNVVMAAERQQRSVARVAELEQQAAQIGEVIQAVSRIANQTNLLALNAAIEAARAGKHGKGFAVVAGEVRTLAETSEKSARQIQELITQIQADVQQVVQSITAAAEAIQEEAQKGQQIGEELATIGEGFLRIVQGAQEVAEGAARSEEAVREALRGFDEIAAAAEEQSAAVEEWSRTVSEQVQVLAECEQSAENLSELAEDLKLSTDLSKSASDVATAAEELSAALDEMTRAAAQISAAIEQIRKGAQTQAAATEESAAAIAEIEKGLEVARQQAQEGQERLEAQQRRLTQNRKAVEALIASIEQAVGRVEQSLERIKQLELRSRRIDKIVDAITMVAIQTSMLAVSGAIEAARAGEFGKGFAVVAADIRNLAHDSADNADRIKDTLRTIQDHIQTVARDVEELMARTVAEAEKAQAVTRSLQRLDQEMAQVHAGAEAILREAERIATAIAQVRTGVDQIAAAAQEAEQATSEAASAAHEQAQGMESLAAAVEEIAVLADELQSH; from the coding sequence ATGCCCTTTGTACGCAAGACGCATTCGGAGTCTGATGGCACCGAGGTGGCACCGCGTGCAACGGCGCGGGAAGCAGCGCAGCAACGTCGCCGGGCGCGTACGATGGCTCGGCGGCAGCAACTGGCCGAGCGCATTGCCGCGGCAGCAGTTCAGTTAGCTTCTGGTATCAGCGAGGCGGCCTCCGCCGCCCAGGAATTAAAGAGTGCGGCCGATCAGATTGCTGCTGGAGCCACAGAGGCTTCGGGGGCTACGCAGGAGTCGCTGGCGGCGTTTCGGGAAGTGGGGAAAGCCGTGGAACGTCAGCGGATGGCTGCTCAGCAGGCGCAAGAGAAAAGCGAGGCGTTGCAGGCACTGGCTGAGCAGGTTCGGGAGCAGGTTGAACATCTGATCCAGAATGTGGTGATGGCCGCCGAGCGCCAGCAACGTTCGGTGGCCCGGGTAGCTGAGCTGGAGCAGCAGGCTGCCCAGATTGGTGAGGTGATCCAGGCCGTAAGTCGCATTGCGAATCAGACCAATCTGCTGGCGCTGAACGCCGCTATTGAGGCCGCGCGGGCCGGCAAGCATGGGAAAGGGTTTGCCGTAGTGGCCGGCGAGGTGCGCACGTTGGCCGAGACGTCCGAAAAGAGTGCTCGTCAGATTCAGGAGCTGATTACACAGATTCAGGCCGACGTGCAGCAAGTGGTGCAAAGCATCACGGCTGCGGCCGAAGCCATTCAGGAAGAAGCGCAAAAAGGGCAACAAATCGGAGAAGAACTGGCGACAATTGGAGAAGGATTTCTGCGCATTGTGCAGGGGGCGCAAGAGGTTGCCGAAGGCGCGGCGCGTTCCGAAGAGGCTGTGCGAGAGGCGTTGCGCGGATTTGACGAGATTGCCGCAGCCGCCGAAGAGCAGTCAGCGGCGGTTGAAGAGTGGAGCCGCACCGTCAGCGAACAGGTGCAGGTGCTGGCCGAGTGCGAACAGTCGGCCGAAAACCTCTCCGAACTGGCCGAGGATCTCAAGCTTTCGACAGATCTGAGCAAAAGTGCGAGTGATGTGGCGACGGCGGCCGAGGAACTGTCGGCTGCGCTGGATGAGATGACCCGGGCGGCTGCCCAGATCTCAGCAGCTATCGAGCAAATTCGCAAGGGAGCGCAGACGCAGGCGGCCGCTACCGAAGAGTCGGCCGCCGCCATCGCCGAGATCGAAAAGGGCCTGGAGGTAGCCCGGCAGCAGGCGCAGGAGGGGCAAGAACGGTTGGAGGCGCAACAGCGGCGCCTGACGCAGAACCGTAAGGCCGTCGAAGCCCTGATAGCCAGCATTGAGCAGGCGGTTGGACGCGTTGAGCAAAGCCTGGAACGCATCAAACAGCTAGAGCTGCGTTCGCGCCGCATCGACAAGATCGTGGATGCCATTACGATGGTGGCCATTCAGACCAGCATGCTGGCCGTTAGCGGTGCGATTGAAGCAGCACGAGCCGGCGAGTTTGGCAAAGGCTTTGCCGTCGTGGCTGCCGATATTCGCAACCTGGCGCACGATTCAGCCGACAATGCAGACCGCATCAAAGACACCCTGCGCACCATTCAGGATCATATCCAGACAGTAGCCCGCGATGTCGAGGAGTTGATGGCGCGAACGGTTGCCGAGGCCGAAAAGGCGCAGGCCGTTACGCGCAGCCTGCAACGGCTGGATCAGGAAATGGCACAGGTGCACGCAGGAGCTGAAGCTATCCTGCGCGAAGCCGAGCGCATTGCCACCGCGATTGCACAGGTGCGCACAGGTGTTGATCAGATCGCCGCTGCTGCTCAGGAAGCCGAACAGGCAACCAGTGAAGCAGCCAGTGCAGCCCATGAGCAGGCCCAGGGAATGGAATCGCTGGCTGCGGCAGTGGAAGAAATCGCGGTGCTGGCCGACGAACTTCAAAGCCATTGA
- a CDS encoding chemotaxis protein CheW produces the protein MSRPREWNRWLRQWKKSRCWPTNFKAIEPIPPMGPDTLKELFGEALAQAEEEEPQVVQFVVGGQRYALPVHWVQEVVAWPEHITPIPQAPTWLAGLMTLRRETIPVVLLARLFELECADQPACVLVLQAGGRRLGLGVDQVHEVRSLPPDALEQPPASLQQESTYEEIVAVCRVEGERLLSLLDLRRLLRRIALDEAAAWGYDAVSEEEKAASPEEAETEGQSFLFFRLGTEVFGVSIDYVQEIVEPPETYTVVPQAPPAIVGVVNLRGGVLPVVDLRQQLGFPVTERTPQQRIVVLLADEQPTGFIVDAVIEVCEVPESALQPAARPAEAASPLRDQVIHLADRGQIVQLLQPEQLLAQVRIPAHSLATAV, from the coding sequence ATGAGCAGGCCCAGGGAATGGAATCGCTGGCTGCGGCAGTGGAAGAAATCGCGGTGCTGGCCGACGAACTTCAAAGCCATTGAACCGATACCGCCTATGGGTCCGGACACGTTAAAGGAACTCTTTGGGGAGGCGCTTGCCCAGGCAGAAGAGGAAGAACCGCAGGTGGTGCAGTTTGTCGTTGGAGGCCAGCGGTATGCCCTGCCGGTGCACTGGGTGCAGGAAGTGGTCGCCTGGCCAGAGCACATTACGCCTATTCCGCAAGCTCCTACCTGGCTGGCTGGCTTGATGACGCTGCGACGCGAGACGATTCCGGTAGTGTTGCTGGCTCGTCTGTTTGAACTGGAGTGCGCGGATCAGCCAGCCTGTGTCCTGGTGCTGCAGGCAGGTGGACGTCGTCTCGGCCTGGGAGTTGACCAGGTACATGAAGTGCGGAGCCTGCCGCCTGACGCGCTGGAGCAGCCACCCGCCTCGCTGCAGCAGGAGTCTACCTATGAGGAAATTGTCGCCGTCTGTCGGGTGGAAGGAGAACGGCTGCTGAGCCTGCTGGATCTTCGACGCCTGCTGCGACGCATTGCGCTGGATGAAGCGGCTGCCTGGGGGTACGATGCCGTTTCTGAAGAGGAAAAAGCCGCTTCGCCGGAAGAGGCCGAAACAGAAGGGCAGAGCTTTCTCTTTTTCCGACTGGGCACCGAAGTATTTGGCGTTTCCATTGACTATGTGCAGGAAATCGTGGAGCCTCCCGAGACATACACAGTCGTTCCCCAGGCACCTCCAGCGATTGTGGGAGTGGTCAACCTGCGGGGCGGCGTGCTGCCCGTGGTAGACTTGCGCCAGCAACTTGGCTTTCCCGTGACAGAGCGGACGCCTCAGCAGCGCATTGTGGTGCTGCTTGCCGACGAGCAGCCTACCGGATTCATCGTTGATGCAGTTATTGAGGTCTGTGAGGTGCCGGAAAGCGCGTTGCAACCAGCCGCTCGTCCAGCAGAAGCCGCCAGCCCATTAAGGGACCAGGTGATCCATCTGGCCGACCGGGGACAGATTGTGCAGCTACTGCAACCCGAGCAACTGCTGGCGCAGGTGCGCATCCCTGCTCACTCATTAGCGACAGCCGTATGA